In Chryseobacterium scophthalmum, the genomic stretch CCATTGTTTGAGCACGTTGATAAATTTGAACTAACGAAGAAATGTTCATTCGTGCGAGTTTTGGGGATTTTAGGAGTAAATTTTAGTTTTTAGTCGAAGTTTCCAGTCTTGAATTTTTGGTTCTGTTTCAAGACAAAAGAACTAATGATAATTTATACAAAAAATGTCACTTTTAATTCCAATAAAAATTTTAATTTTAAAATCTCAAAATATTAATTGGATGACCAGCAAAGCCTTCGACGTTTATCGTGATTTTCCTTTTTTCTTTCAAGAAGAACTTGATGAAATTATTCAGGCTCACGAAAAAGTAGTTTTCCAAAAAGGAGAAACTATTCTTCAGGAAGGCAAAATGGCCAACGAATATTATATTTTAGAAAAAGGTTTGGCGCGTTCTTTTGTTAATGATTTTAACGGGAATGATGTGACAACAAATTTTTTTACAGAAAACGAAATTATCATCGATGTTTCTTCTCTGTTTCAAAGAATTCCCACTCAGGAAAATATTATCTGCATTACAGATTGCGAATGTTGGAAGCTAGATTTTGATGTTTTTCAGGAATTATTTCATAAAATTCCGAACCTCAGAGAATGGGGAAGAGCTTGGATGTCTCAACAGCTTTTTTTATACAAACAGCGTTCTGTAGAGATGTTTACACTTTCTGCAACCAAACGTTACCTTCATCTTTTAGAGCAAAAATCTCAGGTGATACAATTTGCACCTTTAAAACAAATTGCTTCTTATCTGGGAATTACAGACACTTCATTAAGCAGAATCCGCAAAGAAATAGTATCTCATCCGAAGAAAAATTAAATCTTGTCTTATGGCAAGTTGATTTTCGCAATGACTTGGTAATTTTGGTTAAAAGTTTAACATCAAAAATTACAAAATGGAAATCAATCAAATTTACGTAAACCTTCCTGTAAAAGATGTTCAGAAAACTAGAGAATTCTGGACGAAACTAGGTTTTTCGATCAACGAACAATTTTCTGATGAAAAAGCAATCTGTGTAATCATGAAACAAGATCATATTTACACCATGTTTTTAAAAGAAGAGTTTTTCCAAACTTTCACAGACAGATCCGTTGCAAAAGGAGATACCACTCAAACGCTTCTCGCGATTGGCGTAAACAGTCGTGAAGAAGTTGATGAAATGGTGAAAACTGCTACAGAAAATGGAGGTTCCAAATACAGTGAGCCAAGAGATTATGGTTGGATGTACCAGAAAACTTTTTCAGATTTAGACGGTCATCAATGGGAAGTGCTTTTTTCAGATATGTCTCAGCTTCCTGCGGATTTTTAAATCCTCATATTTTAACCTAAAAAAAATGAAAAAATGAAAGTCAATCAAATTTACGTGAATCTTCCGGTGAAAGATATTCAGAAAACAAAAGATTTTTGGACTAGAGTCGGATTCTCCATCAACGAACAGTTTTCAGACGATAAGGCAGTTTGTGTGGTGATGAATGATAATATCTATGTGATGTTTTTAACGGAAGAATATTTTCAGACTTTTTCAGAAAGACCGGTTCCGAAAGGCGATACTACACAAGTTTTGGTTGCAATCGGTTTAAATAGCCGTGAAGAAGTTGATCAGGTTGTTAATGCTGCCGTAGCGAATGGAGCTTATCAACATGAAGAACCACAAGATTACGGATGGATGTATCAAAATTCTTTTTGGGACATCAATGGACACGGTTGGAATGTCACTTTTGCAGATATGTCGCAAATGCCTCAAGAATAATTAAATGGAAACACAATCAAACGATATTGAAATTCTAAAATTTCTGATATTGAGTAATTACAAAGTGATTTCGATGAATATCAATGATATTTCAAACGAAGAAGCAATGATCTTTCCTAATGGCGAAGCAAATTGTATGAATTGGATTTTAGGACATTTACTTTACATAAGAAATGTTTTTCTGAATGTTTTGGGTGAAGAATCAGTTTGGGACAACGAAAAATTTTCATGCTACAACAGAGGAGAAATTCCTTTGAACAGAAAAGATGAATTTGTAAGTTTCGACGAATTAAAATCTTACTTAAAAGAATCTCAGAATAAGTTTGAAATGAAACTTAACAGTCTTGAAAGCCTTGATCCTGCAATAGTTAATGACGTTTCAGGATTGTCACTTCACGAAATTTATCACAGCGGTCAATTCGGATATCTCCGAAGGATTTTAGGAAAACCCGGAGCGGTAAAATAAATCAGGAAGAGAAATTTAAAAAGCAATTTCATAGAATTCACAAAACAACATTAAACTAAACATAATGGACACCGCAAAATCATCAAAATTAGAAATTATAATTCCTGCATTTAGAGGACACAGTCAGAGTTTTCTAATGGTTCTTGATGGAATTTCAGAAGAAGATGCTTTGAAAAGAATTGAAGGCAGAACAAACCACATCGTTTGGATGGTTGGAAATTTTCTCGATATGCGTTATGCAATGGGAAGCGTACTTGGCCTAAATGAAGAATTTGAATTTAAAGATTTTTTCTTTCAGGGAAAAGCGTTGGATTCAAACTTAGAATATCCATCTTTACAGCAATTGAAAGATTCTTTTCATAAAATTTCACCTCTTGTTTATCAGAAATTATTGGAAGTTTCAGACGAAGATTTAGCAAAAGCTTTTCCAATGGGAATGAATATCGAATTTTTCCCTGAAAATGTGCTCAATTTTATCGGAATGTGCATCGGTCGTGAAGATTATCTCTGCGGACAAATCGGATTGATGCGTAGAATTCTCAATTATGAAGGAATGAAATACGACTTTGATGAGAATATGAAGTATTAAAATCAAATGTAGATTTGAATATATTTAAAACAGATTCTTCACTGCACTTCGTTTCGTTCAGAATGACAAAACGTATAAAAATATAACTTATTTTCTTTGCTGAATCAAACGCCTTTGTGAACGAAAAACATTCTCAATTAGATAAAAAAATCTTTGTGCTCTTTGCGTTTAAATAAACACAAATATTTACACAAATTTCACGATAAATTTAATTGTTTTATTCGTGAAAACCATTAGCGAAACTCGTGTTTAAAAAACTAACTTTTAAAAATAAAAATCATGGCAAAATTAAATCCGTACCTGAATTTTGATGGTACAGCAGAAAAAGCATTTACATTTTACAAATCTGTTTTCGGCGGAGAATTCGTTGGAGAAATCCATAAAATGGGCAATGCTCCCGGAACTGAAAATTTATCAGATGAAGAAAAAAACAGAGTAATGCACATTGCGCTTCCGATTGGTGGAGATCTTTTGATGGCTTCAGACATTGTGCCGTCTTTTGGACAAAACTTAACGGTAGGAAATAACAATTATGTTTCTGTTTTCCCTGATTCCAGAGAAGACGCTGACAGAATTTTCAAAGGACTTTCTGAAGGTGGAAATATCGAAATGCCACTTGAAGATCAGTTTTGGGGTGATTATTTTGGTAGTTTTCAGGATCAGTTTGGCGTTCATTGGATGATCAATTATAACGAAGAATACACAAAATAGTTTTATATTTAATTAATGAAAGGGTAGATGTTGAGTTTACCCTTCTTTTTACACATTAAAAAACAAAATATTAAATGGATAAAGTTAAAATTGACATTACAATCTTGGCGCCGGTAGAAAAAGTTTGGGATTATTTTAATGCCCCAAAACATATTACTAAATGGAATTTCGCTCATGAAAGCTGGTTTTGCCCGAGTTCTGAAAACGATCTGAAAGTAGGTGGAAAATTCAATAATAGAATGGAAGCAAAAGACGGAAGTTTCGGCTTTGATTTTATAGGAGTTTATGACGAAGTAATTCTGAACGAAAGAATAAAATATCATATAGAAGACGGGAGAGAAGTAGAAGTGATTTTTGAGAAAATAGACGAGAATACAACTAAAGTGACCGAAATTTTTGATCCTGAAAAACAAAATTCAGTTGAGATGCAGCGTGAAGGTTGGTATGCGATTCTTAACAATTTTCATAAATATGTAGAAAACCATTAAACTTTAAAAGCTGTAATCATGATCAATTTAGTAATAATGGCAAGATGTTTAAAGCCTATTTATACTGAGAATCATGTTGTGGAAAACAAATTTTTGCAGGGTATTATAGCGATGCCTGCAAGAAGAGCCTTGGAAAAAAAACAAATAGATTCTCTCACAAAACTGTCAGATTATTCTGAAAATGAATTAATGAAATTTCATGGTTTCGGAAAAAACACGATTTCGAAACTAAAAAATTACATGAAAGAAAACAATTTTTCTTTTAAAAATAATTAGAACAAATGGTTTGTCATTCTGATGAAGGAAGAATCTCATGATTAAATTGAGATTCTGCATTTTGCTTACATTTCATTCAGAATGAAAAACTTAAATGATACAATCAACTCTAAATTTTAAAACAATGAATAACAATATTTTCCCATGTCTTTGGTATGATGGTGATGCAAAAGAATCAGCTGACTTTTACTGTAAAATATTCAACGGAAAAATTACAGCAGATACTCCGATGGTTTTGAATATCGAACTTTTCGAACAAAAAATAATGCTTCTAAATGGCGGTCCACATTTTGAAAAAAATGCTTCCGTTTCGTTGATGGTGATGTGCGAAACTGAGGAAGAGGTTCAGAAATATTGGGATCAATTAGAAGACGGAGGGATTGTTTTGATGGCATTAGATTCTTATCCTTGGAGTAAAAAATACGGTTGGATTCGGGATAAATTTGGCGTTACTTGGCAATTATATTTAGGTGAAAAGAAAAGTGAGCAAAGAGTTATTCCGACTTTAATGTTTATTCACCAAAATAATGGGAAAGCAATGGAAGCAATGAAATTGTATACAGAAGTTTTTCCTAATTCAAAAATAGAAAGCGTTTTGAAATATGGAGACGGAGTAGGAGATGAAAACCACGAAGTTCCGGAAAATGTACAGCACGCGCATTTCGAAATTAATGGTTATTCTTTATTCTGTATGGATAATTCTTATGATCATAAATTTGATTTTAATGAGGGAATTTCAATGGTTATTATGACAGAAAATCAGGAAGAAACAGATCATCTTTGGAATTCGTTAACTGCAGATGGCGGAAGAGAAAGTATGTGTGGTTGGCTGAAAGATAAATTTGGAATGAGTTGGCAAATTGTGCCTAAAAGATTAATTGAGCTTATGAGTGATTCTGATCAGCTGAAAGCGCAAAAAGTAGTACAAGCGATGATGAAAATGCAGAAAATTGTAATTAAATATTTAGAAGATGCTTATAATTCTTAGCTTGATGATGGAAGTTCGATGTTAGAAGTTATTTTGAGTCGTTAAAAACTTCCGGCTTCCAACATCAAACTTCCAGCTTTAATTATTCGGCTTGCTGTTTGATGATATTCATAAAAAGATTTGCTTATGAAGACACAGAACAAGTCAAAATCACTTTCCAAAGTACCCAAAGACGGTTTGTATCCTGAAATTATCAGACAAAATTATTTAGGAAGCAAAAAACTACTTAATAAAAAAGCAATTATCTCAGGTGGCGACAGTGGAATAGGACAAGCTGTAGCGGTGCATTTTGCAAGAGAAGGAGCCGATGTTGCTGTTATTTATAAAGAAAGTGTAAAAGATGCTAAAGAAACCAAGAAACTGGTTGAAAAAGAAGGACAGAAATGCATTCTTCTAAAAGGGGATATTTCTAAAAAAACATTTAGAAAAAATTCTTTAGAAAAGATTGCTAAAGAATGGAAAACCATTGATATTTTGGTTAATAATGCCGGAATTCAGTTTCCAAAAAGCGATGTCGAAAAAATTTCAGATGATCAGATTAATGAAACATTCAATGTCAATATCATTTCAATGATTTCATTTACAAGAGATTGTTTGAAATTAATGAATAAAGGCGGGCGAATAATTTGTACCACTTCGGTAACTGCTTATCGTGGCAGCGATCATCTCATAGATTATTCGTCAACAAAAGGCGCAATTGCAACATTTATTCGTTCTCTTGCAACAAATCTTGCCGAGCAGAAAATTTTGGTTAACGGTGTTGCTCCAGGTCCGATCTGGACTCCACTAGTGAAAGAAACTTTTGAAGATATTGCTTCTTTCGGAAAAGATACACCTTTAAAAAGAGCCGGCCAACCTTCAGAAGTTGCACCTGCTTATGTTTTTCTGGCTTCGGAAGATTCCAGTTTTATCACGGGTGAAATCATTCACATCAATGGCGGAGATTTTGTCGGTGGATAAATAATTTTACCTAAACCTATAAATTAAATTATGGAAGTTTTAAAATTTGAAATAAAAATCAACGCAAGTCCCGAAAAAGTATGGACCGTTCTTTGGGACGATATGCATTACAGACAATGGACTTCGGCGTTTACAAAAGGTTCTTTTTATGTAGGAACTTGGGATGAAGGCAGCATCATTAAATTTTTTGATCCTAATAATAACGGAATGTACAGCCGTGTTTTAAAAAATGATCCCAATAAAGAGATGGTCTTTTTGCATTTGGGTGAAATTTATGATGGGATAGAAACTCCACAAGATTGGGGTGATGCCACAGAATCTTATGTTTTGGAAGAAACTGAAGAGGAGACAATATTAAAAGCAACCATCAAATCTTCACCAGAATTTAAAGATTTTTTTGAAGAAAAATTTCCTGCAGCACTTCAGAATGTAAAAAACTTGGCCGAAAACCAATTGTAATAAGTTGGATTAATTTTTTTTAAAATTATAAATAATCAAAAATAGTCAATCATATATTCTAACATTTTATGAATTTTGATTACTGAGTAATAGTCTATTTTCTTTATTCTTTATTCTTTATTCTTTATTCTATCTAATCAATCACTTTAAAAATCATTATTATGGAAAATTTATCGTACGACATTATTATTAATGCTCCAAAACAAAAAATATGGGACGTTTTATGGACTCCCGAAACGTACAGTGAATGGACAAAATATTTCAATCCTAAATCAATTTCATTGATGAAATCAGATTGGAAAGTTGGCGGAAAAACTTATTTTACAAATTCAGATGGTGAAGGAATGGTTTCCACGATCGATAGTCTCGAAAAACCCGATCAGATTGTTTTTAAACATTTGGGAATGGTTGATAAAGATGGAAACGAAGATACTCAAAGCAAAGAAGTGATGGAGTGGAACGGTTCTTTCGAAAAATATTTTCTGATTTCGCTTGATAATGGAACGGTAAAACTTCAGGCAGAAGTTCAGGCCGAAAGCGAATGGAAAGATCATATGAATGAAGGTTTTACAAAAGGTTTACAGATTGTAAAAGATCTTGCAGAATCCAATTAATAAGATTTGAATAATTTATATCAAGAGGTTTTTACACGAAACCTCTTTTTTTATTTACCTTTAAACAAATCTTTTTAATAAAATATTCTCAATCATCTGTGGAAACCTGTGAGATTTGCGGGAATTTAGTATGAATTAATTTTAATCAAGCAACATGAAATTACTGGCAATCCTTTTTATTACATTCGTTTTAGCTCTACTTGGAACAAAAATTTTCCAGGGAAATTGGAATCTTGTATTTTCAGGAAATCTCGGAATGGCAGTTTTTATGCTATTCACAGGCTTTGCTCATTTTAAATTCCAGAAAGGAATGGCTTTAATGATTCCTGAGTTTATTCCGGCAAAAATGTTTTGGGTTTATTTTACAGGTGTAATTGAAATTGCCGCGGCAATTGGTTTAATGATTCCTTCAATTCGTGAGATTACTTCAATGTTGTTAATTATCTTTTTTGTGTTAATATTTATTGCAAATATCGATTCATCAAGAAAAAAAGTCAATATTTTTAAAGCAAATTATTCAGGTCCTGGAATGGCTTATTTGTATAAAGAAAGAATTCCCATGCAGATTATTTTAATAGCTTGGACTTGGTTTTTTGGAATTTACCTGAACTGAAAATGAGTTTTAAATCGGTTAAAATAACTTTGATGTAAACAAAATTTAAAACCAACATCACAATTTTTCTCTCTCACCGAAAATCCTTATTTTTGCATATCTAAAAAGTAAAAGTAAAGAAATGAATTCCTACAAAAATCCATTGGAAGAGCGCTACTCCAGTGAAGAAATGTTATTTAACTTTTCTCATAACAACAAATTCCAGAATTGGAGAAAGCTTTGGATCGCCCTTGCTGAAATCGAAAAAGACCTTGGACTTGACATCACAGACGAGCAAATCGCTGAGTTGAAAGCCAATGCAGAAAATATCGATTATGAAGTAGCTGCAGCTTACGAGAAAAAATTTCGTCATGATGTGATGGCTCACGTTCACGCTTATGGTGACGTTGCGCCTTCTGCAAAAGGAATTATCCACTTGGGAGCAACTTCGGCGTTTGTAGGAGACAATACAGATTTAATTCAAATCCGTGACGGACTTTTAATTTTAAAGAAAAAGTTGGTTAACGTAATGAAAAATCTTTCTGATTTTGCTATTCAATACAAAGATTTACCGACTTTAGGATTTACACACTTCCAGCCAGCTCAGTTAACAACTGTTGGAAAAAGAGCAACACTTTGGTTACAAAGTTTGGTCCTAGACATTGAAGAGCTTGATTTCTTCCTAGAAACTCTACGTTTCAGAGGAGTAAAAGGAACTACAGGAACTGCAGCAAGTTTCCTAGAGCTTTTTAACGGCGATTATTCTAAAGTAAAACATTTAGATAAAGAATTATCAAAAAGATTCGGTTTCGAAAAAGTTTTCGGAGTTTCAGGTCAGACTTACGATAGAAAAATCGATGCTAAAGTAGTGGCTTTATTAGGAAATATCGCTCAATCTGCACATAAATTTACAAACGATTTACGTCTTCTTCAGAATTTGAAAGAAATTGAAGAACCATTCGAGAAAAACCAAATCGGTTCATCTGCAATGGCTTACAAGCGTAATCCAATGAGAAGCGAAAGAATCGGAGCTTTAGCAAAATACGTTATGTCTTTAACGACTAGTTCTGCAATGGTGGCTTCAACACAATGGTTTGAAAGAACTTTAGATGATTCTGCAAACAAGAGATTAACAATTCCTCAGGCGTTTTTAGCTGTTGATGCGATTCTATTGATTTGGAACAACATCATGAACGGAATCGTGGTGTATCCAAACAGAATCAACAAGCATATTATGGAAGAACTTCCTTTCATGGCGACAGAATATATCATCATGGAAGAAGTAAAAGCTGGTGGAGATCGTCAGGAAATTCACGAAGTGATCAGAGTTCATTCTATGGAAGCGTCTAAGAAAGTGAAAGAAGAAGGTAAAGAAAACGACCTTATCGAAAGAATCTTAAATGACGATTCATTAAAACTAGATAAATCAAAATTAAAAGAAGTTCTTGATCCTAAAAATTTCATTGGTTTTGCACCAATTCAGACGGAAGAATTCATTGCCAATGAAGTTCAACCGATCATTGACGCAAACAAAGACTTGATAGGATTAGAAGCCGATCTTAAAGTATAAATTGATATGCAGTCTTTTTGGGCTGCATATTTTATTTTTAACTAAATCAAATTGATTAATGAAAAAAATACTTTTAGCCATTTTATTAATGCCAATGCTTTCTTTTTCTCAGGAAAAGGAAGTTTTGAAGTATTTTAAATCAAAAGATTCGCTGGTTGGAGTTAAAAATCAAAACGGCAAAATTATCGTTCCTGCGCAGTTCAGGGTTTTTTCTTATTTGGAAGACGGAGAACTAGTAAAAGGAGAAACGATCTATTTTGATGGTTTTAAAAATGATGAAAAGCCCGGAAAAAATGAATGGGGTTATGTCTACGACAAAAAAGGAAATTTTCTATACAAACCTTTCTTTTATGATAACGGAGCAGATTATTTCTCTGAAGGAGTAAGAAGGTTTGTCAAAAACGGGAAAGTTGGGTTTGTAGACCGAAACGGAAAGATTATCATTAATCCTGAACATGATTTTGCATCACCATTTAATTACGGCTATGCAGCTTTTTGCGACGGTTGCGATTGGGAAAAAACCGATGACGAACACAAATCAATAGTCGGTGGAACTTGGGGAGTGATGAATTTTAAAGGAGAAATCGTAAAACCAATCTCAAAATCTGAAAATGCTATTGAAGTTGACGGAAAATATTTTTCAAATCCATTCAAATACAATGAAAAAGAGAAGACTATTCTTCAGTTTTTCGAAAAACAAAATAAAAAGCTTTCAGAGTTGTATTATGTAAATCATTACAACAAATTATCTGAAAATGAAAAAAAACTATTCTTTGAAATCGTGGAAAGACCGAAAGAAAATTTTCCGTTTTATCAGGTCAATACATACGATTACGGAAGAATAGAAACAGGATCTTGGTTTGATTTCAAATTCTTAATCTCAGAAAACGGTAAAAATGTTTTTGCACTGGATTATGATGAAGAAAAAATTCCTTTTGAAAAATGGCTTGAAAATCAAAAGATAGAAGCTGAACAATTTCAAAAAGAAAATCCGGATAATCCGAATAAATTAAGTAAATAAGTCTAATAATATTTAATATCTGACATCTAATGTCTAATAACAAAAGAATTTTCGTAGAAAAAAGAGGTATTTTCGATGTAGAAAGTCCAAAGATTTTTGATGAAGTAAAAGCGGTTGTTCCGTCTATCCAAAGCGTAAAAGTGTATAACGTTTACGATATTTTTGGATTAAACGATGGTGAATTCGAAAAAGTAGTAAACAGTACTTTCGTAGATCCGGTTACTGATATTTTAATCGAAGAAAACCCTGCGCAGGGAATTTATTTCGCATTAGAATTTTTACCGGGACAATACGATCAGCGTGCTGATTCTGCGCAACAGTGTATCGCTTTACTGACTGAAAATGAGAAGTCTAAAGTAAGAAGCGGTAAACTTATCGAGTTTGAAGGAGTTTCTGAATCTGATTTAGTTAAGATCAAAGATCTTTTAATCAATAAAGTAGAATCTCAGGAGAAAGATCTATCAACTTTAAATATTCCTGCGGAAGAAATGCCGTCAAAAGTGATTGTTCATGAAGGTTTTATCAATTTTGATGATGCCCAACTTGAAGAATTTTTTAACGATCACGGTTTTGCTTTAGGATTGGATGATTTGAAATTCATTCAGGAATATTTTAAAACTGAACAGAGAAATCCTACGGAAACTGAACTTAAAGTTTTAGACACGTATTGGAGTGACCATTGTCGTCACACAACGTTTGAAACGGAATTGTCAAATATTGAATTTGAAGGACAGTTTAAACATACATTGGAAACTATTTTCAATGATTATATCGAAAAAAGAAAGTTCTTAGGGCGCGAATTGAAACCAATCTCTTTAATGGATTTGGCGACTGTTTGCGGAAGATATTTTAGTAAAACCGGAAAGCTTGATAACTTGGTAGTTTCAGACGAAATCAACGCTTGTACAATCCAGATCGAAGCTGAATACGATGGTAAAAAAGAACCTTGGTATTTATTATTCAAAAACGAAACACACAATCACCCAACAGAAATTGAACCTTTTGGTGGAGCTTCAACGTGTTTAGGTGGCGCGATCAGAGACCCTTTGTCTGGACGTTCTTTCGTTTTCCAGGCGATGAGATTAACGGGCGCTGCTGATGTTTTAGAATCGGTTGATAAAACTTTACCAGGGAAATTACCTCAAAAAACAATCACAAAACAGGCTGCCAACGGATATTCTTCTTACGGTAACCAAATCGGTTTGGCAACTACAATGGTTTCTGAGATCTATGACGAAGGCTACAAAGCAAAAAGAATGGAAGTTGGTTTCGTTGCCGGAGCGGTTCCTGTGGATTGGGTAAGACGTGAAAAGCCTGAAGCTGGTGATTCTATCATCATTTTAGGTGGTGCAACAGGTCGTGACGGAGTTGGTGGAGCAAGCGGAAGTTCGAAAGAACAGGACGAAACTTCTATCCACACGATGAGTTCGGAAGTTCAGAAAGGAAATGCGGTTGAAGAACGTAAAATCCAGAGATTATTCAGAAATCCTGAAGTGACGAGACTAATTAAAAAATCGAATGATTTCGGAGCGGGTGGAGTTTCTGTAGCAATCGGTGAGATCGCTGATTCTTTGGAAGTTAATCTTGATGTTTTACCTTTAAAATACGAAGGTTTGAACGGAACCGAGCTTGCTATTTCTGAATCTCAGGAAAGAATGGCAGTTGTGGTTGAACCAAAAGATAAAGAACAGTTCATCAAGTTCTGTGAAGCTGAAAACATTGTAGCTGTTGAAGTGGCGAAAGTAACAGATTCTGGAAGAATGCAAATGTTCTGGAAAGGTGATAAGATTGTTGACCTTTCAAGAGAATTCCTTGATACAAACGGTTGTTCTAAAAATCAGGAAGTTAAGATCACACATCTTAATGAATTGAAAGAAGAAGCACAGACTTTTAACGAAGAAAATTTCTTAAAAATATTAAGTGATAAAAATGTTGCTTCTCAAAAAGGTTTGTTGGAAATGTTCGATTCATCGATTGGTGCGACTACAGTTGCAATGCCTTTAGGTGGAAAATATCAGCAGACTTTGATGGAAGGAAGTGTTCAGACGTTACCAATTTTAGGAGCAAAAGACATCGAAACGGTTTCTTTGGCGAGTTGGGGATTTGATGCTGAAATTTCAAAGCAAAACTCGTTATTAGGAGCTTCTTATGCAGTCGTTGAAAGTGTTGCTAAGATCGTTGCGATGGGTGGCGATTATAAAAATATCAGATTCAGTTTCCAGGAATATTTTGAAAAATTAGGTCAGAATCCAGAAAAATGGGGTAAGCCTTTGGCGTCTCTTTTGGGTGCTTATGATGCTCAAATCAATTTCGGCTTAGCAGCAATTGGAGGGAAAGATTCTATGAGTGGAACATACCAGGATTTGAATGTTCCGCCAACGTTAATTTCTTTCGCTTGTGCTAATGGAGAAAAGAAAAATATCATCTCTCCGGAATTTAAACAAGCAGGAAATAAACTGTATTTCTTTAATCATATTCCACAGGAAAACGGACTTCCAAACTATGATAAATTGAAAGATGTTTACGAACTTATTTTCGAAAATGTCAAAGCTGGAAAAGTGGTTTCTGTGAAGACAATCAAAGAAGGCGGAGTTGCAGTTGCTTTAGCAAAAATGAGTTTCGGAAACAGATTGGGAGCTGAAATAAATATTGTTGATGAGAACGTTTTATTAGCCAAAAATATTGGGAGTTTAATCATCGAAGCAACAGAAGAATTAAGTTCTATTGAACTTCAATTAATAGGTGAGGTTAAAAATTCAAATATTTTGAAAATCAGTAATTTGAATTTTGAAATCGAAAAATTACTTGAAGCAAATACAAAAACTTTTGAAAACCTTTTCTCAACGGTTGAAAAAGAAAAAATCGTGGTTGAATTAGATTCAAAACTGAACTCAATCAACCCAAGAAATATCGTTATAAAAAAACACGGAATTGCTCAACCAAGAGTTTTCGCCCCTGTTTTTCCAGGAACAAATTGTGAGTACGATACATTAAATGC encodes the following:
- a CDS encoding Crp/Fnr family transcriptional regulator, which codes for MTSKAFDVYRDFPFFFQEELDEIIQAHEKVVFQKGETILQEGKMANEYYILEKGLARSFVNDFNGNDVTTNFFTENEIIIDVSSLFQRIPTQENIICITDCECWKLDFDVFQELFHKIPNLREWGRAWMSQQLFLYKQRSVEMFTLSATKRYLHLLEQKSQVIQFAPLKQIASYLGITDTSLSRIRKEIVSHPKKN
- a CDS encoding VOC family protein translates to MEINQIYVNLPVKDVQKTREFWTKLGFSINEQFSDEKAICVIMKQDHIYTMFLKEEFFQTFTDRSVAKGDTTQTLLAIGVNSREEVDEMVKTATENGGSKYSEPRDYGWMYQKTFSDLDGHQWEVLFSDMSQLPADF
- a CDS encoding VOC family protein — encoded protein: MKVNQIYVNLPVKDIQKTKDFWTRVGFSINEQFSDDKAVCVVMNDNIYVMFLTEEYFQTFSERPVPKGDTTQVLVAIGLNSREEVDQVVNAAVANGAYQHEEPQDYGWMYQNSFWDINGHGWNVTFADMSQMPQE
- a CDS encoding VOC family protein encodes the protein MAKLNPYLNFDGTAEKAFTFYKSVFGGEFVGEIHKMGNAPGTENLSDEEKNRVMHIALPIGGDLLMASDIVPSFGQNLTVGNNNYVSVFPDSREDADRIFKGLSEGGNIEMPLEDQFWGDYFGSFQDQFGVHWMINYNEEYTK
- a CDS encoding SRPBCC family protein — protein: MDKVKIDITILAPVEKVWDYFNAPKHITKWNFAHESWFCPSSENDLKVGGKFNNRMEAKDGSFGFDFIGVYDEVILNERIKYHIEDGREVEVIFEKIDENTTKVTEIFDPEKQNSVEMQREGWYAILNNFHKYVENH
- a CDS encoding DNA-directed RNA polymerase subunit alpha C-terminal domain-containing protein, producing MINLVIMARCLKPIYTENHVVENKFLQGIIAMPARRALEKKQIDSLTKLSDYSENELMKFHGFGKNTISKLKNYMKENNFSFKNN
- a CDS encoding VOC family protein, with protein sequence MNNNIFPCLWYDGDAKESADFYCKIFNGKITADTPMVLNIELFEQKIMLLNGGPHFEKNASVSLMVMCETEEEVQKYWDQLEDGGIVLMALDSYPWSKKYGWIRDKFGVTWQLYLGEKKSEQRVIPTLMFIHQNNGKAMEAMKLYTEVFPNSKIESVLKYGDGVGDENHEVPENVQHAHFEINGYSLFCMDNSYDHKFDFNEGISMVIMTENQEETDHLWNSLTADGGRESMCGWLKDKFGMSWQIVPKRLIELMSDSDQLKAQKVVQAMMKMQKIVIKYLEDAYNS
- a CDS encoding SDR family oxidoreductase, with the protein product MKTQNKSKSLSKVPKDGLYPEIIRQNYLGSKKLLNKKAIISGGDSGIGQAVAVHFAREGADVAVIYKESVKDAKETKKLVEKEGQKCILLKGDISKKTFRKNSLEKIAKEWKTIDILVNNAGIQFPKSDVEKISDDQINETFNVNIISMISFTRDCLKLMNKGGRIICTTSVTAYRGSDHLIDYSSTKGAIATFIRSLATNLAEQKILVNGVAPGPIWTPLVKETFEDIASFGKDTPLKRAGQPSEVAPAYVFLASEDSSFITGEIIHINGGDFVGG
- a CDS encoding SRPBCC domain-containing protein; translation: MEVLKFEIKINASPEKVWTVLWDDMHYRQWTSAFTKGSFYVGTWDEGSIIKFFDPNNNGMYSRVLKNDPNKEMVFLHLGEIYDGIETPQDWGDATESYVLEETEEETILKATIKSSPEFKDFFEEKFPAALQNVKNLAENQL
- a CDS encoding SRPBCC family protein — encoded protein: MENLSYDIIINAPKQKIWDVLWTPETYSEWTKYFNPKSISLMKSDWKVGGKTYFTNSDGEGMVSTIDSLEKPDQIVFKHLGMVDKDGNEDTQSKEVMEWNGSFEKYFLISLDNGTVKLQAEVQAESEWKDHMNEGFTKGLQIVKDLAESN
- a CDS encoding DoxX family protein, translated to MKLLAILFITFVLALLGTKIFQGNWNLVFSGNLGMAVFMLFTGFAHFKFQKGMALMIPEFIPAKMFWVYFTGVIEIAAAIGLMIPSIREITSMLLIIFFVLIFIANIDSSRKKVNIFKANYSGPGMAYLYKERIPMQIILIAWTWFFGIYLN